From one Agathobaculum sp. NTUH-O15-33 genomic stretch:
- a CDS encoding heme-degrading domain-containing protein yields MQDNQTLLAMCEEQEKTFQFDHFTREDALALGLALHENAKPFGQPVGIEISIGGLTVFRYLPEGATADNALWLARKRRSVELMEMSSLRFMAWMEAGGDTLESRKLSANDYAACGGGFPILLRGTGMIGSICVSGLPHLDDHQLIINTLAEHFKA; encoded by the coding sequence ATGCAGGATAATCAAACGCTGCTCGCGATGTGCGAAGAGCAGGAAAAAACCTTTCAGTTCGATCATTTTACGCGGGAGGACGCTCTTGCGCTCGGCCTTGCGCTTCATGAAAATGCAAAGCCCTTCGGCCAGCCGGTCGGCATCGAAATCTCCATCGGCGGGCTGACCGTGTTCCGTTACCTGCCGGAGGGCGCGACCGCGGACAACGCGCTTTGGCTTGCCCGCAAGCGCCGCTCGGTAGAACTGATGGAAATGTCCTCGCTGCGCTTCATGGCGTGGATGGAAGCGGGCGGCGATACGCTGGAAAGCCGCAAGCTTTCAGCAAATGATTACGCCGCGTGCGGCGGCGGCTTCCCGATCCTGCTGCGCGGCACGGGCATGATCGGCTCGATCTGCGTTTCCGGCCTGCCCCATCTGGACGATCACCAGCTGATTATCAACACACTGGCCGAGCATTTCAAGGCGTGA
- a CDS encoding peptidoglycan-binding protein, producing the protein MATTPVVIPETITVHLGAPSAPAQNITVPFDEYIKNVASSEIYPTWPEEAIRANIYAQVSYVLNRVFTEWYRAQGYDFDITNSTRYDQSYVPGRDIFENISTIVDDVFNNYLTRGDAIEPLFAQYCNGTTTTCPGGLSQWGTVPLAEQGLSAEDIIRSFYGDDINFVRDAPVSPNLGGSWPGVTFRLGDVNEDVRTIQNRLNRISTNYPNIPKIYPVDGVFDSNTENAVRAFQRQFNLTADGLVGKATWYRIAFIYNNIKRLSELDSEGLTLADVSRQYPTELSEGMTGSGVQILQYFLAVVGEYYDELPRWQPAEVNGVFGPKTRQAVIDYQRMMGLPQTGVVDRPTWDALVSTYESVLRIRPVNEWLPEIAGFPEIFLVMGMRGDAVRRAQELINIIARGYPEVPPVDPDGIYGPATRDSVSVIQSLLGFPASGTIGPLTWEGMSRLAEDVEAGSRTSEGQYPGYTVGEEGTA; encoded by the coding sequence TTGGCTACAACCCCGGTCGTCATTCCTGAAACGATCACCGTGCATCTGGGCGCGCCCTCGGCGCCCGCGCAGAACATTACGGTGCCGTTTGATGAATACATTAAAAACGTCGCTTCCAGCGAAATCTATCCGACCTGGCCCGAGGAGGCCATCCGCGCCAACATTTACGCGCAGGTCTCTTATGTGCTCAACCGTGTGTTCACCGAATGGTACCGCGCGCAGGGCTACGATTTCGATATCACCAACTCGACCCGTTACGACCAAAGCTATGTGCCCGGCCGCGATATTTTTGAGAACATTTCCACCATTGTGGACGATGTATTCAACAACTATTTGACGCGCGGCGACGCGATCGAGCCGCTCTTTGCCCAGTACTGCAACGGCACCACGACCACCTGCCCCGGCGGCCTATCCCAGTGGGGCACGGTGCCGCTGGCCGAGCAGGGCCTATCGGCGGAGGATATCATCCGCTCGTTCTATGGGGACGACATCAACTTTGTGCGCGACGCGCCCGTTTCCCCCAACCTCGGCGGGTCGTGGCCGGGCGTGACCTTTCGGCTGGGCGACGTCAACGAGGATGTGCGCACCATCCAGAACCGCCTGAACCGTATTTCCACCAACTATCCCAATATCCCTAAGATATACCCGGTCGACGGCGTGTTCGATTCCAACACCGAAAACGCCGTGCGCGCGTTCCAGCGCCAATTCAACCTGACCGCAGACGGGCTGGTGGGCAAGGCGACCTGGTACCGCATTGCGTTTATCTATAACAATATCAAACGCCTTTCCGAACTGGACAGCGAGGGGCTGACGCTTGCCGACGTATCCCGCCAATACCCCACCGAGCTGAGCGAGGGGATGACCGGCTCCGGCGTGCAAATCCTGCAATACTTCCTCGCGGTGGTGGGCGAATATTACGACGAACTGCCGCGCTGGCAGCCCGCCGAGGTGAACGGCGTATTCGGCCCCAAAACCCGGCAGGCCGTAATAGACTATCAGCGGATGATGGGCCTGCCGCAGACCGGCGTGGTCGACCGGCCGACGTGGGACGCGCTCGTGTCCACCTATGAATCGGTTTTGCGCATCAGGCCGGTGAACGAATGGCTGCCCGAGATCGCGGGTTTTCCGGAAATCTTCCTTGTCATGGGCATGCGGGGCGACGCGGTGCGGCGCGCGCAGGAGCTGATCAACATCATTGCGCGCGGCTATCCCGAGGTGCCGCCCGTCGATCCGGACGGCATATACGGCCCGGCGACGCGCGACTCCGTATCCGTCATTCAGTCCCTGCTCGGCTTTCCCGCGAGCGGCACCATAGGCCCGCTGACCTGGGAAGGCATGAGCCGCCTTGCCGAGGATGTGGAGGCAGGCAGCCGGACGAGCGAAGGGCAGTATCCCGGCTATACCGTCGGAGAGGAGGGCACCGCCTAA
- a CDS encoding S-layer homology domain-containing protein, with protein sequence MRKNRLIGWVLSVAMLAGMLPSQALAAPTTAQGDAISKYVTFEASNTTGAAAGYKLTVQVVQDGAKLAEQGYQYGQNGPGTVTVTPNERYTIDSMTVTAQDGNGDSTVFTSGDELAITQNKPRILTIAVSSSRDFYEQHSTIKNWSRSEEIVNGDTGEVLAKAPVESVHGTDTKAMLNWNWDDVADIGTSVTDPAKVWDGMQQNHYCEHFLKQGRTSSYPSATWLCGKTPSLRRFRGEYTLPEGFSTRDQYRLKSANPNRVENILAINDDIFIFVYQEGEQLTNDNFMSYLAFWSGTSTRKQFIDKYGAVYSNERPGTIAYQKGNSIPLTDNWYCEAKIDNIGDVMYAHYPDAGEGTTFIVDMFCFDNSPKSGGGMDMLTIEPTDTTDLVVDIRYWKDAVGSGEDDPHFINSSSVKNLKNGDRITLTAEQLDKFRPAQYYGKGVQQETSPFIVKEGAENVINIVYTSEKARVQYDLNLPAGVSKPSDLTAPAFETVQKGSYYTIPDKKQKPSGLTDNAFESGNTRYTFVGWATFKESTAAVTGVEVLSDPTKLYAIWTTQTRSLTVSKELTDIAEPSSDSAWVSKGTQATEGDKLVYTITVTNGGQLDYSGLNLMDTLTVAGIAVNADKVKLISAQTPALNPANFLVKAGQSVIFNAEYIVTGDDLGKEIVNAVTVKTPDEKDQDPKDEADPIIPVYKPGMTIEKTHEIVRNGDHTTLRVGDTVKYTVTIKNTGDQKLTGVKLEDTMFPKTVTDLQVNGKTAQVSGGAVAVGEIEVGGQAVVTYAYTVTEADEGKSVKNTATATSQEGPRAEAQTETDLVEGKTDVKLYYAFEQIEGGSTTTFPFETTPISVTRKYPGDTVTKAEFEQAIAAHITLPEGVTETGSMFNRRGEAVANEIAASYVISDQTGMNDFAIKYPLLRHTITYRPGDHGALALAEGAKGELVSGSAVFTVPYGAVPAQWFTGRNGTLSLDKTAEEGYVFNGWDASIDLTAAVKRDLVSTAQWRARTSADRDYTVVIYQNEVEIDRRSDFALTYVPGSDAANATLTLDAAALLAEEQVRGKASQGYKFGRYTATGEAGEILSQTHTFTITDGAVINVYYVPYDLTVWHQLSDAQPLFDEAQSVATLAAPATAHANADFFGLSRVRYQATAVAVNGAPDTAHTYTEAVAVPLGGGSYAVTFQYYRRSTSSGDNGGGNGNDGYQTIEDEEIPLAPGLNAEDHFAYVIGYPDGTVRPNANIDRQEVATIFFRLMQDDSRTENWSQTNAFSDVSATQWSNNAISTMAAAGILTGYEDGAFRPSAPITRGEFAAVAARFDSALYVGNDMFTDIAGHWAAPYINRAAQKGWIKGYEDGTFKPDQYITRAEAMTLVNAVLDRRVHAENVLDAAISWPDNPKDAWHYEAVQEATNSHNYDRENPTQYETWTELAQARDWTQLEKQWSAAAAPFGA encoded by the coding sequence ATGAGAAAAAATAGATTAATAGGATGGGTTCTGTCGGTCGCCATGTTGGCCGGCATGCTGCCGTCGCAGGCGCTGGCAGCGCCGACAACGGCGCAGGGTGATGCAATTAGCAAGTATGTGACCTTTGAAGCGTCGAATACGACGGGAGCGGCCGCCGGGTATAAACTGACGGTACAGGTCGTGCAGGATGGCGCCAAGCTGGCGGAACAGGGGTATCAATATGGGCAAAACGGCCCGGGAACGGTCACAGTGACCCCGAATGAACGCTATACGATAGACAGCATGACCGTTACAGCACAGGATGGCAACGGCGATTCCACCGTGTTTACCAGCGGGGATGAACTTGCAATCACACAGAACAAGCCCCGCATCCTTACGATAGCTGTGTCGTCTAGCCGCGATTTTTATGAACAACACTCCACCATTAAGAATTGGAGCCGCAGCGAAGAAATCGTGAATGGGGATACCGGAGAGGTCTTGGCAAAAGCGCCTGTGGAATCGGTGCATGGAACGGATACAAAAGCGATGCTGAACTGGAACTGGGACGACGTTGCGGATATTGGCACCAGTGTTACCGATCCGGCAAAGGTTTGGGACGGTATGCAGCAAAATCATTACTGCGAACATTTTTTGAAACAAGGGAGAACCAGCTCATATCCTTCGGCAACCTGGCTGTGCGGTAAAACGCCTTCCCTTCGCCGGTTTAGGGGTGAATACACACTGCCGGAGGGCTTTAGTACGCGTGACCAGTATCGTCTGAAATCGGCTAATCCGAACCGAGTGGAGAATATTCTTGCGATTAACGATGATATATTCATTTTCGTTTACCAAGAGGGCGAACAGCTGACCAACGATAACTTTATGAGCTATCTGGCCTTTTGGAGCGGCACATCGACCCGCAAGCAATTTATTGATAAATATGGGGCAGTGTATTCGAATGAAAGGCCGGGCACGATTGCATATCAAAAGGGGAATTCTATCCCGTTAACAGATAATTGGTATTGCGAAGCAAAGATTGATAATATCGGCGATGTGATGTACGCACATTACCCGGATGCCGGAGAAGGCACCACCTTTATTGTCGATATGTTTTGTTTTGATAATTCCCCCAAAAGCGGCGGCGGCATGGATATGCTGACCATAGAACCAACGGATACGACTGATTTGGTGGTCGATATTCGATATTGGAAGGATGCGGTCGGAAGCGGAGAGGATGACCCCCATTTCATAAACAGCTCTTCTGTCAAGAATTTAAAAAACGGTGATCGTATTACGTTAACCGCGGAACAGCTGGATAAATTTAGACCCGCGCAATATTATGGAAAGGGTGTGCAGCAAGAAACCAGCCCATTTATAGTAAAAGAAGGCGCCGAAAATGTGATCAATATTGTATATACCTCGGAAAAAGCGAGGGTACAGTATGATTTGAACCTTCCCGCAGGCGTATCGAAGCCAAGCGATTTAACCGCGCCAGCCTTTGAAACCGTGCAAAAGGGCAGCTATTATACGATCCCTGACAAGAAACAGAAGCCTTCAGGCTTGACGGATAACGCCTTTGAGAGCGGCAATACCCGCTATACCTTTGTCGGCTGGGCAACGTTCAAGGAAAGTACAGCCGCGGTAACGGGTGTAGAGGTACTTTCTGATCCGACTAAGCTGTATGCGATCTGGACCACCCAGACGCGCTCGCTGACCGTGTCAAAAGAACTGACGGATATCGCGGAGCCCTCCTCCGATTCGGCGTGGGTGAGCAAGGGCACGCAGGCAACCGAGGGAGATAAGCTGGTTTATACGATCACGGTCACGAACGGGGGCCAGTTGGATTATAGCGGACTGAACCTGATGGATACCCTGACCGTGGCAGGCATAGCGGTAAACGCAGACAAGGTAAAGCTTATTTCGGCACAAACGCCTGCGCTCAATCCCGCAAACTTTTTGGTAAAAGCGGGGCAGTCCGTTATTTTCAACGCCGAGTATATCGTCACCGGCGATGATCTTGGCAAAGAGATTGTCAACGCCGTGACGGTAAAAACGCCGGACGAAAAGGACCAAGATCCAAAGGACGAGGCCGATCCCATCATCCCTGTGTATAAGCCGGGCATGACGATCGAGAAAACGCACGAAATCGTTAGAAACGGCGACCATACGACGCTGCGCGTCGGCGACACGGTCAAGTACACCGTGACCATTAAAAACACGGGCGACCAAAAGCTGACGGGCGTCAAGCTGGAGGACACCATGTTCCCGAAAACGGTGACCGATCTACAGGTGAACGGAAAGACCGCGCAGGTCTCCGGCGGCGCGGTTGCGGTCGGGGAGATCGAAGTGGGCGGTCAGGCCGTGGTGACCTACGCTTACACCGTTACCGAGGCGGACGAGGGCAAAAGCGTGAAAAACACGGCGACCGCCACCTCGCAGGAGGGCCCTAGGGCCGAAGCTCAGACCGAGACCGATCTGGTCGAGGGAAAGACCGACGTCAAGCTCTACTACGCCTTTGAGCAGATCGAGGGCGGTTCGACCACGACCTTCCCGTTTGAAACAACGCCCATTTCCGTCACGCGCAAGTATCCGGGCGATACCGTGACAAAGGCGGAGTTTGAACAGGCGATCGCGGCGCATATCACCCTGCCGGAAGGCGTTACCGAAACCGGCAGTATGTTCAACCGGCGCGGTGAGGCGGTCGCGAATGAGATCGCGGCTTCCTATGTCATCAGCGACCAAACCGGCATGAATGATTTTGCCATCAAATACCCGCTTCTGCGGCATACCATCACCTACCGCCCGGGCGATCACGGCGCGCTGGCTCTCGCCGAGGGCGCAAAGGGCGAACTGGTGAGCGGCAGCGCGGTATTCACCGTGCCGTACGGCGCGGTCCCGGCTCAGTGGTTCACCGGCAGAAACGGCACGCTTAGCCTCGACAAAACAGCGGAGGAAGGCTATGTTTTCAACGGCTGGGATGCGTCGATCGATCTGACGGCGGCGGTCAAAAGAGACCTTGTAAGCACCGCTCAGTGGCGCGCCCGTACCTCGGCGGACCGGGATTATACGGTCGTCATCTACCAGAACGAGGTGGAGATCGATCGCCGTAGTGATTTTGCCCTAACCTATGTGCCGGGCAGCGACGCTGCCAACGCCACGCTGACGCTGGACGCCGCCGCGCTGCTCGCGGAGGAACAGGTAAGGGGCAAGGCGTCGCAGGGCTATAAGTTCGGCCGCTACACCGCGACCGGTGAAGCGGGCGAGATCTTGAGTCAAACGCATACCTTTACCATTACGGACGGCGCGGTTATCAACGTATATTATGTGCCGTACGACCTAACGGTTTGGCACCAGCTATCGGACGCGCAGCCCCTCTTTGATGAAGCGCAATCCGTCGCGACGCTCGCCGCGCCCGCCACGGCGCATGCGAACGCGGACTTCTTCGGCCTGAGCCGGGTGCGCTATCAGGCTACGGCGGTCGCCGTCAACGGCGCGCCAGATACCGCGCACACCTATACCGAAGCCGTCGCGGTGCCGCTTGGCGGCGGCAGCTACGCGGTGACCTTCCAGTACTACCGCAGAAGCACCTCCAGCGGCGATAATGGAGGCGGCAACGGCAACGACGGTTATCAGACCATCGAGGATGAGGAGATCCCGCTTGCTCCCGGCCTGAACGCGGAAGATCACTTTGCGTACGTGATCGGTTACCCGGACGGCACCGTTCGCCCGAACGCGAATATCGACCGGCAGGAGGTCGCGACCATCTTCTTTCGCCTGATGCAGGATGACAGCCGCACCGAAAATTGGAGCCAGACCAACGCCTTTTCGGATGTATCGGCCACACAGTGGTCCAACAACGCAATCTCCACCATGGCGGCGGCCGGTATCCTGACCGGCTATGAGGACGGCGCGTTCCGCCCGTCCGCGCCGATTACGCGCGGCGAGTTCGCGGCCGTCGCGGCCCGGTTTGATTCCGCGCTCTATGTCGGGAATGATATGTTTACCGATATCGCGGGCCACTGGGCGGCGCCCTATATCAACCGCGCCGCGCAAAAGGGCTGGATCAAGGGCTATGAGGACGGCACCTTCAAGCCCGACCAGTATATCACCCGCGCGGAAGCGATGACGCTGGTCAACGCGGTGCTCGACCGCCGCGTGCACGCGGAAAATGTGCTGGATGCGGCCATATCTTGGCCGGATAACCCGAAGGATGCATGGCATTATGAAGCCGTGCAGGAAGCGACCAACTCGCATAATTACGACCGGGAAAACCCGACGCAATACGAGACATGGACCGAGCTCGCGCAGGCGCGCGACTGGACCCAGCTAGAAAAGCAGTGGTCCGCTGCAGCCGCCCCCTTCGGCGCATAA
- a CDS encoding cupin domain-containing protein: MSKYLSMVSPDDVETQVLDWGSFQWLNEPRVTGADKMIVGIGRIKPGKGHARHNHPDSEEFIYFMEGKARQMIERPDGTQERDMGPGELISIPQGAFHSTFNVGDSDLVFMCCYLNAGSELAIRKDAIEVLPPKNNWAEE, encoded by the coding sequence ATGAGTAAATATTTGAGCATGGTATCACCGGACGACGTGGAAACACAGGTGCTTGACTGGGGCTCCTTCCAGTGGCTGAACGAACCGCGCGTGACCGGCGCGGATAAAATGATCGTCGGCATCGGCCGCATCAAGCCCGGCAAGGGCCACGCGCGCCACAACCATCCGGACAGCGAGGAATTCATTTACTTCATGGAAGGCAAGGCCCGCCAGATGATCGAGCGGCCGGACGGCACGCAGGAGCGCGACATGGGCCCCGGCGAGCTGATCTCCATCCCGCAGGGCGCGTTTCATTCCACTTTCAACGTAGGCGACAGCGATCTGGTCTTTATGTGCTGTTACCTGAACGCGGGCTCTGAGCTCGCCATCCGTAAAGACGCTATCGAAGTTCTTCCCCCGAAAAACAACTGGGCGGAAGAATGA
- a CDS encoding phosphoenolpyruvate hydrolase family protein: MLYKSRAEIIADFKAQVAQGKILVGVGAGTGITAKCSEAAGVDMLIIYNSGRFRMAGRGSLSGLLAYGDANQIVVEMGQEVLPIVKKTPVLAGVCGTDPFRVMDIYLKQLQAQGFNGVQNFPTVGLIDGNFRANLEETGMGYGLEVDMIRKAHELDMVTCPYVFDVEQAKAMAAAGADCLVAHMGLTTKGSIGAETAKTLDSCIPLIRDIIAAGRSVNPDIMVICHGGPIADPEDAAYIIKNVPEIDGFFGASSIERLASERGMTAQAAAFKAISK; the protein is encoded by the coding sequence ATGCTGTACAAATCGAGAGCCGAGATCATTGCGGACTTTAAGGCGCAGGTAGCGCAGGGCAAAATACTCGTCGGCGTGGGCGCGGGCACCGGCATTACCGCCAAGTGCTCGGAAGCGGCGGGCGTCGATATGCTGATCATCTACAACTCCGGCCGGTTCCGTATGGCGGGCCGCGGCTCGCTCTCCGGCCTGCTGGCCTATGGCGACGCCAACCAGATCGTCGTCGAGATGGGGCAGGAAGTGCTGCCGATCGTTAAAAAGACCCCGGTGCTCGCCGGTGTTTGCGGCACCGATCCGTTCCGCGTGATGGATATTTACCTGAAACAGCTGCAAGCGCAGGGCTTCAACGGCGTGCAAAACTTCCCGACGGTCGGCCTGATCGACGGCAACTTCCGCGCCAATCTGGAAGAGACCGGCATGGGCTACGGGCTTGAGGTAGATATGATCCGCAAGGCGCACGAGCTTGACATGGTCACCTGCCCGTATGTATTCGATGTGGAACAGGCCAAGGCGATGGCCGCCGCCGGCGCGGACTGCCTCGTCGCGCACATGGGCCTGACGACCAAGGGTTCGATCGGCGCGGAGACCGCGAAAACGCTGGATAGCTGCATTCCGCTCATCCGCGACATCATTGCCGCGGGCCGCTCGGTCAATCCGGATATTATGGTCATCTGCCACGGCGGCCCGATCGCCGACCCGGAGGACGCCGCCTACATCATCAAAAACGTGCCCGAGATCGACGGCTTCTTCGGCGCTTCGTCCATTGAGCGTTTGGCTTCCGAACGCGGCATGACCGCGCAGGCCGCCGCTTTCAAGGCGATCAGCAAATAA
- a CDS encoding peptidoglycan-binding domain-containing protein: MYTEAQLREHIYDLQRFLRRIQLEANHAAPLVPDGVYGPETAAAVREFQRINGLPVTGTADFATWTLIYEQYAILAAGDGFPVCTQFFPPDSDATLSPGEKGYSVYALQLILNTLATHFADAQRVPVTGVYDENTTAAVKHAQAHFKLPQTGVTDRDTWDALASFHNVYHHRPPLSWTLADQEQPPC, encoded by the coding sequence ATGTATACGGAAGCGCAACTCCGGGAGCATATCTATGACCTGCAGCGGTTTTTACGCCGCATCCAGCTGGAAGCCAACCATGCCGCCCCCTTGGTGCCGGACGGGGTTTACGGCCCGGAGACCGCGGCCGCCGTGCGTGAATTCCAACGCATCAACGGCCTGCCCGTGACCGGCACGGCGGACTTTGCCACTTGGACGCTGATCTATGAGCAATACGCCATTCTCGCCGCGGGCGACGGTTTCCCGGTATGCACACAGTTTTTCCCGCCCGATTCGGACGCCACGCTGTCGCCGGGCGAAAAGGGATATTCGGTCTATGCCCTGCAGCTTATTTTAAACACGCTGGCCACGCACTTTGCAGACGCGCAGCGCGTGCCGGTCACCGGGGTGTACGATGAGAACACCACCGCTGCGGTAAAGCATGCGCAAGCGCATTTTAAGCTCCCCCAAACCGGCGTGACCGACCGCGATACTTGGGATGCGCTCGCGTCGTTCCACAATGTCTATCACCACCGTCCTCCCCTTTCCTGGACGCTGGCGGATCAGGAGCAGCCGCCCTGTTAA
- a CDS encoding peptidoglycan-binding domain-containing protein → MYTEEQYKKHIFDLQRFLRRIQLAANHAAPLVPDGVYGPETNAAVREFQRMNDLPVTGTADYETWTLIYQQYTRLAAGEGADT, encoded by the coding sequence ATGTATACGGAAGAGCAATACAAAAAACACATATTTGATTTGCAGCGCTTTCTGCGGCGCATCCAGCTCGCGGCCAACCACGCCGCCCCGTTGGTGCCGGACGGCGTATACGGCCCGGAGACCAACGCCGCGGTGCGTGAATTCCAGCGTATGAACGACTTGCCCGTAACCGGTACGGCAGACTATGAAACTTGGACGCTGATCTACCAGCAGTACACCCGCCTTGCCGCCGGAGAGGGGGCCGACACATAA
- a CDS encoding asparagine synthase C-terminal domain-containing protein has protein sequence MYSFVTLPDRKDRMSMYSGLEVRVPFCDHRIVEYAYNMPWDMKALHGREKGIVRKAFEHELPEEIVYRKKSPYPKTFHPVYTELCASYVRRIFADEHSIAATLFNHDTVQALMQQPESLTEPWYGQLMRTPQIFAYIVQLDRWFKQYKVRLA, from the coding sequence GTGTATTCTTTTGTAACGCTGCCCGACCGCAAGGACCGCATGAGCATGTACTCCGGCCTTGAGGTCCGCGTGCCGTTCTGCGATCACCGCATCGTGGAATACGCCTACAACATGCCGTGGGATATGAAGGCGCTACATGGCCGTGAAAAGGGCATTGTGCGCAAAGCGTTCGAGCACGAGCTGCCCGAGGAGATCGTTTACCGCAAAAAGAGCCCTTACCCCAAGACCTTCCACCCGGTTTACACTGAGCTGTGCGCTTCCTATGTGCGGCGCATCTTTGCCGACGAACACTCGATCGCGGCCACGCTGTTCAACCACGACACCGTACAGGCGCTGATGCAGCAGCCCGAAAGCCTGACCGAGCCTTGGTACGGCCAACTGATGCGCACGCCGCAGATCTTCGCCTACATCGTTCAGCTGGACCGCTGGTTCAAACAGTATAAGGTGCGGCTTGCATAA
- a CDS encoding Tm-1-like ATP-binding domain-containing protein — MKTICIAGTLDTKGREFQYVKELIESLGLGAFTVHTGVYEPAFPPDVGNDEVAAAAGYDIGEIAGRHDRAYATEAMSEGMEKLIPRLYEQGKFDGILSFGGSGGTSLVTPAMRALPIGVPKLMVSTMASGNVSQYVGTSDILMMPSIVDVSGLNSFSTKIFSNAVFAMAGMVSFESKQQIEHKPLVAATMFGVTTPCITRAQEYLEQRGYEVLVFHATGAGGQSMEALINGGFIKGVLDLTTTEWCDEIVGGVLNAGPDRCSAAPKNGVPQVVSVGALDMVNFGPWDTVPQQFAGRNLYRHNPTVTLMRTTAEECKQIGGAIAEKLNLSQPGKTVLMLPLGGVSGIDAPGQPFYGEAEDKALYDTLRGRVDQSKVDIIERPENINDPAFADAAAQKLIDLMEAGS, encoded by the coding sequence ATGAAAACGATTTGCATTGCCGGCACGCTGGATACCAAGGGCCGCGAGTTCCAATATGTGAAGGAGCTGATCGAAAGCCTTGGACTTGGGGCCTTCACGGTGCATACCGGCGTTTACGAGCCGGCGTTTCCGCCGGACGTCGGCAACGACGAGGTGGCCGCCGCCGCGGGCTACGATATCGGCGAGATCGCCGGGCGGCACGACCGCGCCTATGCGACCGAGGCCATGAGCGAAGGCATGGAAAAGCTCATTCCCCGGCTTTATGAGCAGGGCAAGTTCGACGGTATCCTCTCCTTCGGCGGTTCGGGCGGCACCTCGCTCGTCACGCCCGCGATGCGCGCGCTGCCGATCGGCGTGCCCAAGCTGATGGTTTCCACCATGGCTTCGGGCAACGTATCGCAGTACGTGGGCACCAGCGATATCCTGATGATGCCTTCCATTGTCGACGTTTCCGGCCTGAACAGCTTTTCCACCAAGATCTTCTCCAACGCGGTATTCGCCATGGCGGGCATGGTCAGCTTTGAAAGCAAGCAGCAGATAGAACACAAGCCGCTTGTCGCCGCGACGATGTTCGGCGTGACGACGCCGTGCATCACCCGCGCGCAGGAATATTTGGAGCAGCGCGGCTACGAGGTGCTGGTCTTCCACGCCACGGGCGCGGGCGGCCAATCGATGGAGGCGCTGATAAACGGCGGCTTTATCAAGGGCGTGCTCGATCTGACCACCACCGAATGGTGCGATGAGATCGTCGGCGGCGTACTGAACGCGGGCCCCGACCGGTGCTCCGCCGCGCCGAAAAACGGCGTGCCCCAAGTTGTTTCTGTGGGCGCGCTCGATATGGTGAACTTTGGCCCATGGGACACGGTGCCGCAGCAGTTTGCGGGCCGCAACCTGTACCGCCACAACCCAACCGTTACCCTGATGCGCACAACGGCCGAGGAATGCAAGCAGATCGGCGGGGCGATCGCGGAAAAGCTGAACCTGAGCCAGCCCGGCAAGACCGTGCTGATGCTGCCGCTCGGCGGCGTTTCCGGTATTGACGCGCCCGGCCAGCCGTTCTATGGCGAAGCGGAGGACAAGGCGCTGTACGACACCCTGCGCGGCCGGGTAGACCAAAGCAAGGTCGATATCATCGAACGGCCCGAAAACATCAACGACCCCGCGTTCGCGGACGCCGCCGCGCAAAAGCTGATCGACCTGATGGAAGCCGGTTCATAA